In Streptomyces sp. SLBN-118, the following are encoded in one genomic region:
- a CDS encoding ABC transporter substrate-binding protein, translated as MRIRRARTVMTAALGLIAVAGCGGTGQGGDDGQAKTASKGGTLHVLSSIDLEHLDPARNYVTSSQNVGRLVYRTLTTFAAAPGLAGGKIVPDLATDNGRPSDDARTWTFTLRAGVKFEDGRPITSRDIKYGVERTFAAELPEGPPYGRIWLAGGKTYKGPYKDKQGLASIETPDDRTIVFKLNRPVADFGSAVSLPMFAPVPRDKDNGVKYDSRPFSSGPYKIENFEAKKQLTLVRNTHWSPDIDPVRKGLPDKIVIDLNLDPAVIDQRLIAAGGEDANAVALEPIGAASIGPVMADPKVRQRHVIGESINTRFVSINTKHKPLDDVRVRQAIAYALDKEALRTARGGPIIGELATTLLPPSLPGFVSDDPYPSQDGKGDPAKAKALLAQAGHASGLALTLDAPATTTGKAQAEAVQASLARAGITVKINAISSSAYYSTVGNTAQEHDLVIDGWTPDWPGASTYLPIVFDGRMITPEGNNNHSQYNSRKVNARIDEIAKVRDPASAAMAYGELAKQIMQDAPVVPFLWDKAAVLVGPNVAGAYGHVAYVGRLDLVSLGLRK; from the coding sequence GTGAGAATACGACGAGCCAGAACGGTCATGACGGCGGCCCTTGGGCTCATCGCCGTGGCCGGTTGCGGGGGAACCGGCCAGGGCGGCGACGATGGGCAGGCCAAGACGGCAAGCAAGGGCGGCACACTGCATGTGCTGTCCAGCATCGACCTGGAGCACCTCGATCCGGCCCGCAACTACGTCACCTCGTCCCAGAACGTCGGCCGGCTTGTCTACCGGACACTGACGACTTTCGCGGCGGCCCCCGGCCTGGCCGGGGGCAAGATCGTGCCGGACCTGGCGACGGACAACGGGCGCCCCAGCGACGACGCCCGAACCTGGACCTTCACTCTCAGGGCGGGGGTGAAATTCGAGGACGGCCGGCCCATCACCAGCCGGGACATCAAGTACGGGGTCGAGCGGACGTTCGCCGCGGAGCTGCCCGAAGGCCCGCCGTACGGCCGGATCTGGCTGGCGGGCGGCAAGACGTACAAGGGCCCCTACAAGGACAAGCAAGGGCTCGCCTCGATCGAGACCCCCGACGACAGGACGATCGTCTTCAAGCTCAACCGCCCGGTGGCCGACTTCGGTTCGGCGGTGTCGCTGCCGATGTTCGCCCCGGTACCGAGAGACAAGGACAACGGCGTCAAGTACGACTCCAGGCCTTTCTCCTCCGGTCCGTACAAGATCGAGAACTTCGAAGCCAAGAAGCAGCTCACACTCGTCCGCAACACTCACTGGAGTCCGGACATCGACCCGGTGCGCAAGGGTCTCCCGGACAAGATCGTGATCGATCTCAATCTGGATCCGGCCGTGATCGACCAGCGGCTCATCGCCGCTGGGGGCGAGGACGCCAACGCGGTCGCTCTCGAGCCGATCGGCGCAGCCTCCATCGGGCCGGTGATGGCCGACCCGAAGGTGCGTCAGCGACATGTCATCGGTGAATCGATCAACACACGCTTCGTCAGCATCAATACCAAGCACAAGCCGCTGGACGACGTCCGGGTGCGGCAGGCGATCGCATACGCGCTGGACAAGGAGGCGCTGCGCACCGCTCGCGGCGGCCCGATCATCGGGGAGCTGGCCACCACTCTGCTGCCACCGTCCCTGCCCGGCTTCGTTTCTGACGACCCGTACCCGAGCCAGGACGGCAAGGGGGATCCGGCCAAGGCCAAGGCGCTGCTCGCACAGGCCGGTCACGCCTCGGGCCTGGCCCTCACCCTCGACGCCCCCGCGACAACCACAGGCAAGGCGCAGGCCGAGGCGGTGCAGGCGTCCCTCGCCCGGGCGGGCATCACGGTGAAGATCAACGCGATCAGCTCGTCGGCGTACTACAGCACAGTGGGCAACACGGCCCAGGAGCACGACCTGGTGATCGACGGCTGGACGCCCGACTGGCCCGGCGCCTCCACCTACCTGCCGATCGTGTTCGACGGCCGGATGATCACCCCGGAGGGCAACAACAACCACTCGCAGTACAACTCACGCAAGGTCAACGCGCGGATCGACGAGATCGCCAAAGTGCGCGACCCGGCATCCGCCGCGATGGCCTACGGCGAGCTGGCCAAGCAGATCATGCAGGACGCGCCGGTCGTGCCGTTCCTGTGGGACAAGGCGGCCGTCCTCGTCGGTCCCAACGTCGCCGGGGCGTACGGGCACGTCGCCTACGTCGGGCGTCTGGATCTGGTCTCACTGGGGCTTCGCAAGTGA